A genomic region of Sulfurimonas hongkongensis contains the following coding sequences:
- the rplP gene encoding 50S ribosomal protein L16, translating into MLMPKRTKYRKVMKGRNRGYARSGYTLAFGDIAFKAVEAGRINSRQIEAARISATRHIKRNGKIWIRVFPAKPLTSKPLETRMGKGKGSVDQWVMNIKPGRIIFEMAGVPHDIAREALTLAMHKLPFKTKIITAELSNEIY; encoded by the coding sequence ATGTTGATGCCAAAGAGAACAAAATATCGTAAGGTAATGAAAGGTCGTAACCGTGGTTACGCTCGTTCGGGTTATACTCTAGCTTTCGGTGATATCGCTTTTAAGGCGGTTGAAGCAGGTCGTATTAACTCTCGTCAGATTGAAGCAGCTCGTATTTCAGCTACTCGTCATATTAAAAGAAATGGTAAGATTTGGATCCGCGTGTTTCCTGCTAAACCATTAACTTCTAAACCTCTTGAAACTCGTATGGGTAAAGGTAAAGGTTCAGTTGATCAATGGGTTATGAACATTAAACCAGGTCGTATTATATTTGAAATGGCTGGTGTTCCGCATGATATCGCGCGTGAAGCGTTAACTCTTGCAATGCACAAATTACCATTTAAGACTAAAATAATTACTGCGGAGTTAAGCAATGAAATATATTGA
- the rpsC gene encoding 30S ribosomal protein S3, with protein MGQKVNPIGLRLGINRNWESRWFPNFKTAPAALGEDHKIRTFLKKELYYAGVANIIIERTIKRLRVTIVAARPGIIIGKKGADIEKLKTSLEKLIGKSVSVNIKEEKKAQVSAQLVAENVATQLERRVAFRRAMKKVMQSAQRSGAKGIKISVSGRLGGAEMARTEWYLEGRVPLHTLRAKIDYGFAEAHTQYGCIGVKVWIFKGEVLTKGIPAEAKEEKQERPRKRAPRKEKAE; from the coding sequence ATGGGTCAAAAAGTTAATCCTATAGGTTTACGTCTTGGTATCAACCGCAACTGGGAGAGCAGATGGTTTCCTAACTTTAAGACTGCTCCAGCAGCTTTAGGTGAAGATCACAAGATTCGTACATTTTTGAAAAAAGAGCTTTACTATGCAGGTGTTGCTAACATCATTATAGAAAGAACTATAAAAAGACTTCGTGTAACTATCGTAGCCGCTCGTCCTGGTATCATTATTGGTAAAAAAGGTGCGGATATTGAGAAGCTTAAAACATCTCTTGAGAAACTTATTGGCAAATCAGTTTCAGTAAATATCAAAGAAGAGAAAAAAGCTCAAGTTTCAGCACAACTAGTTGCTGAGAATGTTGCTACTCAATTAGAGCGTCGTGTTGCATTTAGAAGAGCTATGAAAAAAGTTATGCAAAGTGCACAACGTTCAGGTGCTAAAGGTATTAAGATTTCTGTTAGTGGTCGTTTAGGTGGAGCTGAAATGGCTCGTACTGAGTGGTACCTAGAGGGACGTGTTCCTCTTCATACACTTCGTGCTAAAATCGACTATGGTTTTGCTGAAGCTCATACTCAATATGGTTGTATTGGTGTTAAAGTATGGATATTCAAAGGTGAAGTACTTACTAAAGGTATCCCAGCAGAAGCTAAAGAAGAAAAACAAGAGCGTCCAAGAAAACGCGCTCCAAGAAAAGAAAAGGCTGAATAA
- the rplV gene encoding 50S ribosomal protein L22 gives MARALLKFIRVSPIKSRLIAREIQGMNAELALASLEFTPNKAAKIIAKVVASAVANSGNEAEDCTITSCRVDNGPVLKRFRPRARGMASGIRKPTAHILVEVEGK, from the coding sequence ATGGCTAGAGCATTATTAAAATTTATCCGTGTTTCACCAATCAAATCTCGTCTTATAGCAAGAGAAATTCAGGGGATGAATGCAGAGCTTGCACTTGCATCTTTAGAGTTTACTCCAAATAAGGCAGCTAAAATCATCGCTAAAGTTGTTGCATCTGCAGTTGCAAACAGCGGTAATGAAGCAGAGGATTGTACTATTACATCATGTCGTGTTGATAATGGTCCAGTCCTAAAAAGATTTAGACCGCGTGCGCGTGGTATGGCATCTGGAATCAGAAAGCCAACTGCACATATCTTAGTAGAAGTAGAGGGTAAATAA
- the rpsS gene encoding 30S ribosomal protein S19, whose translation MARSVKKGPFVDDHLVKKVQAAKAEGSKKPIKTWSRRSMVLPEMVGFTINVHNGRQFVPVYVTENHIGYKLGEFAPTRTFKGHKGSVQKKG comes from the coding sequence ATGGCTCGTTCAGTTAAAAAAGGTCCATTTGTTGATGACCATTTAGTAAAAAAAGTCCAAGCAGCTAAGGCTGAGGGCAGTAAAAAACCTATTAAAACATGGTCAAGAAGATCTATGGTTCTTCCTGAAATGGTTGGTTTTACAATAAATGTTCACAACGGAAGACAATTTGTTCCTGTATATGTTACAGAGAATCACATTGGATATAAACTTGGTGAATTCGCACCAACTCGTACATTTAAGGGCCATAAAGGCTCTGTTCAGAAGAAGGGGTAA